The proteins below are encoded in one region of Penaeus monodon isolate SGIC_2016 chromosome 32, NSTDA_Pmon_1, whole genome shotgun sequence:
- the LOC119593399 gene encoding uncharacterized protein LOC119593399 (The sequence of the model RefSeq protein was modified relative to this genomic sequence to represent the inferred CDS: added 128 bases not found in genome assembly), with amino-acid sequence MANSTAECGREGCSVSECSGGVGCGCGGGSSGCGRASPSGRVAQFSRQRRGERTAAAHHSATASALLNNHSCTNNSHPDIYTKLYHQDQRSESSAEEPEGGSADKSEAGAQGQESSSSSAEGGGALHGRRRHSGTEPIGGGGALARHVWSHQRIARSLSREGFFPTPNEHHPALVRPLAALGDLSAAHPDLPARLHHLAALLSAHPNAQQRQNPSVPPVLSPADAALLAALARLPLPQAGTQASSRPAAPPSASASAPTTPESACAARWPSISSLNTNAELEDTSAPTWPSRTSSLVSFASLPDDESDDSSTDEEEYGEDIMAGGDLVAPQPHYDHHAYHIYYGGMKSVGRGEGGSLQPRLTRELAMSPDYTRPKRLDLLLDMPPVPRDTSLKHAWNADDRSLNIFVKEDDKMTFHRHPVAQSTDCIRGRVGYTRGLHVWEINWSTRQRGTHAVVGVATAEAPLHSQGYQSLVGSNDQSWGWDLGRNKLYHNAKQGNSGITYPSLLNNDETFVVPDKFYVVLDMDEGTLAFVVEGQYLGVAFRGLKGKKLYPIVSAVWGHCEITIRYIGGLDPEPLPLMDLCRRVIRQAVGKQRLSRIEELNLPLSITQYLLYHDRR; translated from the exons ATGGCCAACTCCACAGCGGAGTGTGGGCGGGAAGGGTGCAGTGTTAGCGAGTGTAGTGGAGGTGTT GCTCCTCAACAACCACTCGTGCACGAATAATTCCCACCCGGATATTTACACGAAGCTCTATCACCAAGACCAGCGCTCTGAGAGCAGCGCAGAGGAGCCTGAGGGCGGCTCAGCGGACAAGAGCGAGGCTGGGGCGCAGGGCCAAGAGAGCAGCTCCTCCAGCGCTGAGGGCGGCGGCGCCCTGCACGGGCGCAGGCGACACAGCGGAACGGAGCCCATCGGGGGCGGAGGTGCTCTGGCGCGCCACGTGTGGTCACACCAGAGGATTGCTCGCTCACTCTCCCGGGAGGGCTTCTTCCCGACGCCCAACGAGCACCATCCTGCACTCGTCAGGCCCCTGGCGGCCCTCGGCGACCTCTCGGCAGCCCACCCTGACCTGCCAGCGCGCCTGCACCACCTGGCCGCCCTGCTCTCCGCTCACCCCAACGCCCAGCAGCGCCAGAACCCCAGTGTCCCTCCTGTGCTGAGCCCTGCCGACGCCGCCCTCTTGGCGGCTCTGGCACGACTGCCCCTGCCCCAGGCGGGCACGCAGGCCTCGTCGCGCCCAGCCGCGCCTCCCTCAGCCAGCGCCTCGGCCCCCACCACTCCCGAGAGTGCATGCGCGGCCAGGTGGCCCTCCATTTCGTCGCTGAACACCAACGCGGAACTCGAGGACACCAGCGCTCCTACGTGGCCTTCCAGGACCTCGTCCTTGGTCTCGTTCGCGTCGCTCCCGGACGACGAGTCCGACGACTCGTCCACCGACGAAGAGGAGTACGGCGAGGACATCATGGCGGGCGGTGACCTCGTGGCGCCGCAGCCCCACTACGACCACCATGCCTACCACATCTATTACG GTGGTATGAAGTCAGTGGGTCGGGGAGAGGGCGGGTCTCTACAACCTCGCCTGACCCGGGAGCTAGCCATGTCCCCCGACTACACTAGGCCCAAACGGCTGGACCTCCTCCTCGACATGCCTCCCGTCCCTCGAGATACGTCTCTCAAGCACGCGTGGAATGCAGATGATAGGTCGCTTAACATCTTCGTCAAG GAGGATGACAAGATGACGTTCCACCGGCATCCAGTAGCCCAGAGTACAGACTGTATTCGAGGGCGAGTAGGATACACGAGGGGCCTTCATGTGTGGGAGATCAACTGGTCCACCCGGCAACGTGGGACTCACGCAGTAGTTGGAGTAGCAACAGCAGAAGCTCCTTTACATTCTCAAGGCTACCAG AGTTTGGTGGGCAGCAACGACCAGTCATGGGGCTGGGATTTAGGACGAAATAAGTTGTACCACAATGCTAAGCAGGGCAACTCAGGCATTACATATCCTTCTCTATTAAACAATGACGAGACTTTTGTCGTACCAGATAAATTTTATG TTGTTCTTGACATGGACGAAGGCACTTTGGCATTTGTTGTGGAAGGCCAGTACTTGGGGGTAGCGTTCCGAGGGTTGAAAGGCAAGAAGCTGTATCCTATTGTCTCGGCAGTGTGGGGACACTGCGAGATCACGATCAGATACATAGGCGGCCTAGATC CGGAACCCCTGCCACTGATGGACTTGTGTCGGCGTGTGATACGACAGGCGGTTGGAAAACAGCGCCTCTCGCGAATTGAGGAGCTCAATCTTCCACTCTCTATCACGCAGTACCTTTTGTACCACGACCGCAGGTGA